A region from the Eptesicus fuscus isolate TK198812 chromosome 1, DD_ASM_mEF_20220401, whole genome shotgun sequence genome encodes:
- the LDOC1 gene encoding protein LDOC1 has translation MVDELVLLLQALLVRHRALSIENNQLMEELRLLVCERATLLRQVRPPSCPVPFPNTFDGETSRLPEFIVQTTSYMLVNENRFCNDAMKVAFLISLLTGEAEEWVVPYIEMDSPLLSDYRAFLEEFKQCFGWDEEEDDGDDEVDNY, from the coding sequence ATGGTGGACgagctggtgctgctgctgcaggctCTCCTGGTGAGGCACCGCGCCCTGAGCATCGAGAACAACCAGCTGATGGAAGAGCTGCGCCTGCTGGTGTGCGAAAGGGCCACCCTGCTGCGCCAGGTACGTCCGCCCAGCTGCCCAGTGCCCTTCCCCAACACGTTTGACGGCGAGACCTCCCGTCTCCCCGAGTTTATCGTGCAGACGACATCTTACATGCTTGTCAACGAGAACCGATTCTGCAACGACGCCATGAAAGTGGCATTCCTAATCAGCCTGCTCACCGGGGAAGCTGAGGAGTGGGTGGTGCCCTACATCGAGATGGATAGCCCCCTCCTAAGCGATTACCGGGCCTTCCTCGAGGAGTTCAAACAGTGTTTTGGCTGGGATGAGGAAGAAGACGACGGTGACGATGAAGTAGATAATTACTAG